One Methylocapsa sp. D3K7 DNA window includes the following coding sequences:
- the pstS gene encoding phosphate ABC transporter substrate-binding protein PstS, with protein sequence MTFTFLRTSFAAAAISLVTGYAAGAVDISGAGATFPYPIYAKWADAYKKETGNGLNYQSIGSGGGIKQIKAKTVIFGATDMPLEAADLATSGLVQFPTVIGGDVPVVNLDGIKPGELVLDGPTLAKIFLGELTSWDDPAIKKLNPKAKLPSQAIVVVHRSDGSGTTFIWTNYLSKVSDDWKSKVGSSTAVEWPVGIGAKGNEGVANNVTQTKGSIGYLEYAYVKQNKLTYTDVINKSGKAVAPNADSFQAAAASADWANAPGFYQILTDEPGAKSWPISGATFILIHKTPDDPATAAEALKFFSWAYSKGGKMAEELDYVPLPQTLVALIKKSWAAEIKGADGKPLVN encoded by the coding sequence ATGACTTTTACGTTCCTGCGAACGTCCTTCGCCGCCGCCGCGATAAGCCTCGTCACCGGCTACGCTGCCGGTGCTGTGGATATTTCCGGCGCTGGCGCGACATTTCCCTACCCGATCTACGCGAAATGGGCTGATGCCTATAAAAAAGAAACCGGAAACGGCCTCAACTATCAGTCGATCGGTTCGGGAGGCGGCATAAAACAGATCAAGGCCAAGACGGTCATCTTCGGCGCGACCGACATGCCGCTTGAAGCCGCCGACCTTGCCACTTCGGGCCTCGTCCAGTTTCCGACCGTGATTGGGGGTGATGTGCCGGTTGTCAATCTCGACGGGATCAAGCCAGGTGAGCTTGTGCTCGACGGCCCGACACTGGCTAAGATTTTCCTTGGCGAGCTTACCAGTTGGGACGATCCGGCTATCAAAAAATTGAATCCGAAAGCGAAATTGCCATCCCAGGCCATCGTCGTTGTCCACCGTTCTGACGGCTCCGGCACGACCTTCATCTGGACCAATTATCTCTCGAAAGTGAGCGACGATTGGAAATCGAAGGTTGGCTCGAGCACGGCCGTCGAATGGCCCGTTGGAATCGGTGCCAAAGGAAATGAAGGCGTCGCCAACAATGTCACGCAAACCAAGGGTTCGATTGGCTATCTTGAATATGCCTATGTCAAGCAGAACAAGTTGACCTACACCGATGTCATCAACAAAAGTGGCAAGGCAGTGGCCCCGAATGCCGACAGTTTTCAAGCGGCCGCCGCCAGTGCCGATTGGGCCAATGCACCCGGTTTTTATCAGATCCTGACGGATGAGCCCGGCGCCAAGTCCTGGCCGATTTCTGGTGCGACGTTCATCCTCATCCATAAGACGCCTGATGACCCGGCGACCGCCGCCGAAGCCTTGAAATTTTTCAGCTGGGCTTACAGTAAGGGCGGCAAAATGGCCGAAGAACTCGATTATGTGCCGTTGCCGCAAACACTCGTCGCCCTAATCAAAAAGAGTTGGGCCGCCGAAATCAAGGGCGCCGATGGCAAGCCGCTCGTGAACTGA
- the pstC gene encoding phosphate ABC transporter permease subunit PstC encodes MGKALAGFKLRDNTFHLLTLAAAWTVLILLGGVIASLVIGSMPAIKAFGLNFLTTESWNPVTEKFGAMAPVYGTIVTSLIAMAIAVPSALGIAIFLTELCPFALRKPIGIAIELLAGIPSIIYGIWGLFVLAPFLQEHVQPALIAAFADVPVLSKLFAGPPYGIGVLTAGIILAVMVLPIVTSISRDVFETVPAVLKEAAYAVGCTTWEVVRSVVIPYTRVGLIGGIMLGLGRALGETMAVTFVIGNAHRIAPSLLAPGTTISATIANEFTEAVGDLYTSSLILLGLILFVITFIILAISRYMLMRLHQQEGR; translated from the coding sequence TTGGGCAAAGCTCTCGCTGGTTTCAAGCTTCGCGACAATACGTTTCATCTGCTCACCTTGGCGGCGGCCTGGACGGTTTTGATTCTTCTCGGTGGTGTCATCGCCTCGTTGGTTATCGGTTCGATGCCGGCCATCAAGGCATTCGGCTTGAACTTTCTGACGACGGAGTCCTGGAATCCTGTCACCGAGAAATTCGGTGCGATGGCGCCGGTCTATGGCACGATCGTCACGTCGCTCATTGCGATGGCGATCGCAGTACCATCCGCGCTCGGTATCGCGATCTTCCTCACTGAGCTTTGCCCCTTTGCCTTGCGCAAGCCAATCGGTATCGCGATCGAGCTTCTGGCCGGAATTCCATCCATCATTTATGGAATCTGGGGGCTTTTTGTTCTCGCGCCTTTCCTGCAAGAACACGTCCAGCCTGCTCTCATCGCGGCTTTCGCCGATGTGCCTGTTCTCTCGAAGCTATTTGCGGGGCCACCCTATGGAATCGGTGTGCTGACCGCAGGTATCATTCTGGCAGTCATGGTCCTCCCCATCGTCACGTCGATTTCCCGTGATGTCTTTGAAACCGTTCCCGCGGTCCTTAAGGAAGCCGCCTACGCCGTGGGCTGCACGACGTGGGAAGTCGTTCGCTCCGTCGTCATCCCTTACACGCGGGTTGGCCTGATCGGCGGCATCATGCTGGGCCTGGGACGGGCCTTGGGTGAGACCATGGCAGTGACTTTTGTGATCGGCAACGCGCATAGAATAGCGCCTTCGCTGCTGGCGCCAGGCACGACGATCTCGGCAACGATCGCCAATGAATTCACCGAAGCGGTTGGCGATCTTTATACCTCCTCACTCATCTTGCTCGGCCTCATCCTCTTCGTCATCACCTTCATCATCCTTGCGATCTCGCGATATATGTTGATGCGGCTGCACCAGCAGGAAGGACGCTAG
- the pstA gene encoding phosphate ABC transporter permease PstA, whose product MAIYDSRRRRSKFYLGLCFLAVIIGLGWLAIILGTLIFEGLRNTSLTVFTQMTPPPGSAGGLLNAITGSLIMTTLGVAIGTPLGMLAGTYMAEYGRYAKLTFVVRFINDILLSAPSIVIGLFIYEVIVVKMGHFSGIAGAVALAVIVVPVVVRTTEDMLLLVPDTLREAARALGLPRSIVIGKVGYRAARAGIITGVLLAIARVSGETAPLLFTALNNQFFSTNLLAPMSSLPAVIFQFALSPYKEWQQLAWTGALLITLTVLALSITARALQSQRPSK is encoded by the coding sequence ATGGCCATTTACGACTCGCGCCGCCGCCGGTCGAAGTTCTATTTGGGACTTTGCTTTCTGGCCGTGATCATCGGTCTCGGGTGGCTGGCGATCATCCTCGGCACGCTTATTTTCGAGGGTTTGCGGAATACCTCGCTAACTGTCTTTACCCAGATGACGCCGCCGCCCGGTTCCGCAGGCGGATTGTTGAACGCCATCACCGGCAGTCTGATCATGACCACTTTGGGCGTTGCCATAGGCACCCCGCTCGGCATGCTGGCGGGGACGTATATGGCCGAATATGGCCGCTACGCGAAGCTCACCTTTGTCGTGCGGTTTATCAATGACATTTTGCTCAGTGCGCCATCGATCGTGATCGGCTTGTTTATTTACGAAGTCATAGTCGTGAAAATGGGCCATTTCTCGGGGATCGCCGGAGCCGTGGCGCTTGCCGTGATTGTTGTTCCTGTTGTCGTGAGGACGACCGAGGACATGCTGCTTCTAGTGCCTGACACGCTAAGGGAAGCCGCCCGCGCGCTTGGCCTTCCGCGCTCCATTGTCATCGGCAAAGTTGGCTATCGCGCCGCACGCGCGGGCATTATCACAGGTGTGCTGCTAGCCATCGCGCGCGTCAGTGGTGAGACGGCGCCCTTGCTCTTCACGGCGCTGAACAATCAGTTTTTCAGCACGAACTTGCTCGCCCCCATGTCGAGCCTGCCGGCCGTCATTTTCCAATTCGCCCTCAGCCCCTATAAGGAATGGCAGCAGCTTGCTTGGACCGGCGCCCTCCTCATAACCTTGACTGTGCTCGCGCTTTCTATCACGGCGCGCGCGCTCCAATCGCAAAGGCCCTCGAAATGA
- the pstB gene encoding phosphate ABC transporter ATP-binding protein PstB, whose amino-acid sequence MNDVSNIPSSPPEVEAEAPAKVPVVKITDLDQKVTIRNLKFYYGDTLALKSISLPLCTNKVTAFIGPSGCGKSTLLRVLNRMYDLYPKQRAEGEVLLDGVNILRSEQDLNLLRARVGMVFQKPTPFPMSIQDNIAFGIKLYEKLPRSEIDGRVEAALKRAALWDEVKDKLGASGLSLSGGQQQRLCIARTVALQPEVILLDEPCSALDPISTAKIEETIDELKQNYTIAIVTHNMQQAARVSEHTAFMYLGELIEFGLTAQIFTSPEKKQTQNYITGRFG is encoded by the coding sequence ATGAATGATGTCTCGAACATCCCATCATCGCCCCCAGAGGTGGAGGCGGAAGCCCCCGCGAAGGTGCCCGTCGTAAAGATCACAGATTTGGATCAGAAGGTCACGATTCGCAATCTCAAATTTTACTACGGCGACACGCTAGCCTTGAAGAGCATCAGCCTGCCCCTCTGTACAAACAAGGTAACGGCTTTCATCGGCCCTTCCGGCTGCGGAAAATCGACCCTGCTGCGGGTGTTGAACCGCATGTATGATCTCTATCCAAAGCAAAGAGCCGAAGGAGAAGTGCTGCTCGATGGCGTCAACATTCTGCGGTCAGAGCAGGATCTCAATCTTTTGCGCGCGCGGGTTGGCATGGTGTTTCAAAAGCCGACCCCCTTCCCTATGTCGATTCAGGACAATATCGCTTTCGGCATCAAACTCTATGAGAAGCTTCCGAGAAGCGAAATTGACGGCCGGGTCGAGGCTGCTTTGAAGCGTGCCGCTCTTTGGGACGAGGTCAAGGACAAATTGGGCGCTTCTGGCCTTTCGCTTTCTGGCGGCCAGCAGCAGCGCCTTTGCATTGCGCGCACCGTGGCGCTCCAGCCGGAAGTTATTTTGCTGGATGAGCCATGCTCGGCGCTCGATCCAATCTCGACCGCAAAAATCGAGGAGACAATTGACGAATTAAAACAAAATTATACGATTGCGATCGTCACTCACAATATGCAGCAGGCGGCGCGGGTCTCCGAGCATACGGCGTTCATGTATCTCGGCGAACTTATCGAGTTTGGCCTTACCGCCCAGATTTTTACCTCGCCGGAAAAGAAGCAGACGCAAAATTACATCACCGGCCGTTTCGGCTGA
- the phoU gene encoding phosphate signaling complex protein PhoU, whose product MSDHIVKAYDKELEILGRKIAEMGGIAEKMLSDAMDALVDFDTRLAQTTVDSDPRLDLLQRDIEEQAILTIARRQPMAVDLREIIATIRISGDLERIGDLAKNIAKRAIKIAGEMQIPRATIGLRSMHEAAAILLKDVLDAYAQRDAERARAVWLDDADLDSLEDSVFRDLLTFMMEDPRNISFCTHLLFISKNIERIGDHSTNIAETVVYLVTGETLPMDRPKGRTTLSPTPTTVG is encoded by the coding sequence ATGTCCGATCATATCGTCAAAGCCTATGACAAGGAGCTCGAGATTCTCGGGCGTAAAATCGCGGAAATGGGTGGCATTGCCGAAAAAATGTTATCGGATGCTATGGACGCCTTGGTCGATTTCGATACGAGGCTCGCGCAGACGACCGTCGATAGCGATCCGCGCCTTGATCTGTTGCAACGCGACATCGAAGAACAAGCAATCCTAACCATCGCGCGCCGCCAGCCGATGGCCGTAGATCTGCGCGAAATCATCGCTACGATCCGCATTTCCGGCGATCTCGAACGCATCGGCGACCTTGCCAAGAATATCGCCAAACGGGCAATCAAGATTGCCGGAGAAATGCAAATACCGCGCGCCACCATCGGCCTGCGGTCCATGCATGAGGCGGCGGCGATACTGTTGAAGGATGTGCTTGACGCCTATGCCCAACGCGATGCCGAGAGAGCGCGGGCCGTCTGGCTCGACGACGCTGATCTCGACTCGCTCGAGGACTCAGTTTTCCGCGATCTCCTGACCTTCATGATGGAAGACCCTCGTAATATTTCGTTTTGCACGCATCTTCTGTTCATCTCAAAAAATATCGAGAGAATCGGCGATCACTCGACCAACATAGCCGAGACGGTGGTTTATCTCGTGACCGGGGAAACCCTGCCGATGGACCGGCCGAAGGGCCGCACTACCCTATCCCCAACGCCGACAACGGTGGGCTAA
- the phoB gene encoding phosphate regulon transcriptional regulator PhoB produces MNENRSALTRAVAASPAARILVVEDEAALSMLLSYNLEAEGFTVDRVERGDEAEIRLSETIPDLVILDWMLPGVSGLEICRRLRARETTRSLPVIILTARGEESERVRGLAIGADDYVVKPFSVPELMARVHALLRRARPDRASGVLVFGDLALDRQNWRVRRGGRDIHMGPTEFRLLEHLMVKPGRVFSRGQLLDSVWGLSAEIDERTVDVHIGRLRKALSNASEQDPIRTVRGAGYAFDETFGRIV; encoded by the coding sequence ATGAATGAAAACCGATCCGCGCTTACACGCGCGGTCGCAGCGTCTCCTGCAGCTCGCATTCTCGTGGTCGAGGACGAAGCCGCCTTGAGCATGCTCCTGTCTTATAATCTCGAGGCCGAAGGCTTTACCGTGGACAGGGTCGAACGAGGCGACGAAGCAGAAATTCGGCTAAGCGAAACCATTCCGGATCTCGTCATTCTCGATTGGATGCTGCCAGGTGTTTCCGGGCTTGAAATCTGCCGGCGGCTGCGGGCGCGTGAAACGACGAGAAGCCTGCCTGTGATTATACTGACTGCGCGCGGCGAAGAAAGCGAGCGCGTGCGCGGCCTTGCGATCGGCGCCGATGATTACGTAGTCAAGCCATTCTCGGTTCCCGAACTTATGGCACGCGTTCACGCCTTGCTGCGGCGGGCGCGGCCTGACCGGGCGAGCGGCGTCCTGGTGTTTGGCGATCTTGCACTCGACCGGCAAAATTGGCGGGTTCGCCGTGGCGGCCGTGATATCCACATGGGACCGACCGAGTTTCGCCTGCTCGAACATTTGATGGTGAAGCCGGGCCGGGTATTTTCCCGTGGCCAGTTGCTCGACAGCGTTTGGGGGCTCTCTGCGGAGATTGATGAGCGCACAGTTGACGTTCATATCGGCCGGCTGCGCAAGGCGTTGTCGAACGCCAGCGAGCAAGATCCGATCCGCACAGTGCGTGGAGCGGGTTACGCGTTCGACGAAACATTTGGTAGAATCGTTTGA
- a CDS encoding NAD(P)(+) transhydrogenase (Re/Si-specific) subunit beta produces the protein MNGNIAALLYLSSGVLFILALRGLSSPETARQGNRFGVIGMAIAAATTLLYQLPSGFSSFFLVLVAIGIGGSIGVWRARTIQMTAMPQLVALFHALIGLAAVLVAASALYAPQGFGLGISGSIHGTTLFEMSLGAAIGAITFTGSVIAFLKLDGRMSGNPILLPNRHVINIGLGLLLAVFIFAFLPTEAHLVFWLIVLVSFALGVLLIIPIGGADMPVVISMLNSYSGWAAAAVGFTLSNLALIITGALVGSSGAILSYVMCKGMNRSFISVILGGFGGDTAAPPSSGEVEERPPVKEGSAEDAAKILLAAKKVIVVPGYGMAVAQAQHALREMGDILKSKGVDVKYAIHPVAGRMPGHMNVLLAEANVPYDEVFELEEINPEFSGADVAFVIGANDVTNPAAKTDSSSPIYGMPILDVEDAKDVLFVKRGLGSGYAGVENELFFRNNTTMLFGDAKKMVDGIVKAMS, from the coding sequence TTGAATGGGAATATCGCGGCTCTTTTATATCTTAGCTCTGGGGTTCTTTTCATTCTTGCCCTGCGCGGACTGTCGTCGCCCGAAACCGCCCGGCAAGGAAACCGCTTCGGCGTGATCGGCATGGCGATCGCGGCGGCGACGACGCTCCTCTATCAACTGCCATCGGGGTTCTCGTCGTTCTTCTTGGTTCTAGTCGCAATCGGAATCGGCGGCAGTATTGGTGTATGGCGCGCCCGCACCATCCAGATGACGGCGATGCCCCAGCTCGTTGCCTTGTTCCATGCCTTGATCGGGCTTGCCGCGGTGCTGGTTGCAGCGAGCGCGCTCTACGCGCCGCAGGGTTTCGGTCTCGGCATTTCCGGTTCGATCCATGGCACGACACTATTTGAAATGTCGCTCGGCGCGGCAATCGGCGCGATCACATTTACCGGCTCGGTGATCGCATTTTTGAAGCTCGACGGGCGGATGAGCGGCAATCCTATCCTCCTCCCCAACCGGCATGTGATCAATATCGGGCTTGGGCTTTTGCTCGCTGTCTTCATCTTCGCGTTCCTCCCGACCGAAGCGCATCTGGTATTCTGGCTGATCGTCCTCGTGTCCTTCGCGCTTGGTGTTCTCCTCATCATACCGATTGGCGGCGCCGACATGCCGGTCGTCATTTCGATGCTCAATTCCTATTCGGGGTGGGCAGCGGCAGCAGTTGGGTTCACTCTCTCCAATTTGGCATTGATTATTACCGGCGCACTTGTCGGCTCATCTGGCGCGATTCTTTCCTACGTTATGTGCAAGGGAATGAATCGCTCCTTCATCTCGGTGATCCTAGGCGGCTTTGGCGGCGACACCGCCGCGCCGCCGAGTTCTGGCGAGGTAGAGGAGAGACCGCCGGTCAAGGAGGGCTCGGCTGAAGACGCTGCAAAAATCTTGCTCGCTGCGAAGAAAGTCATCGTCGTGCCGGGTTACGGGATGGCGGTTGCGCAGGCGCAGCATGCTTTGCGGGAAATGGGCGACATTCTCAAAAGCAAAGGTGTCGACGTCAAATATGCGATCCATCCGGTCGCTGGACGTATGCCGGGTCATATGAATGTTCTGCTCGCGGAGGCCAATGTGCCTTATGACGAGGTCTTCGAGCTCGAAGAGATCAATCCGGAGTTTTCGGGGGCTGACGTCGCTTTCGTGATCGGCGCCAATGACGTCACGAATCCCGCTGCGAAAACAGATTCGTCATCGCCGATCTATGGCATGCCGATCCTCGACGTTGAGGACGCCAAGGATGTGCTGTTTGTCAAACGCGGCCTTGGTTCCGGCTATGCCGGCGTCGAAAACGAATTGTTTTTTAGAAACAATACGACGATGCTTTTTGGAGATGCCAAGAAAATGGTTGATGGCATCGTGAAAGCGATGAGTTGA
- a CDS encoding proton-translocating transhydrogenase family protein, with product MATEVDPQMLDKIQAATQAARHAAETAQAYADQIAAGASAASGGAIDPFIFRLAIFVLAVVVGYYVVWSVTPSLHTPLMSVTNAISSVIVVGALLSAGVDSSVSEGSGTARVFGFLALTLASVNIFGGFLVTERMLSMFRKKG from the coding sequence ATGGCAACTGAAGTCGATCCACAGATGCTGGACAAGATCCAGGCCGCGACGCAGGCGGCGCGCCACGCCGCCGAAACGGCGCAGGCCTACGCCGATCAGATCGCGGCGGGTGCCTCGGCGGCCAGCGGCGGCGCCATTGATCCTTTCATCTTCCGGCTGGCGATTTTTGTGCTTGCCGTGGTTGTTGGCTATTACGTCGTCTGGTCCGTGACACCGTCATTGCACACGCCGCTGATGTCGGTCACCAATGCGATCTCTTCGGTCATTGTCGTTGGCGCCCTTCTGTCGGCCGGTGTCGATTCAAGTGTCAGCGAGGGGTCAGGGACCGCCCGGGTATTTGGATTCCTTGCCCTGACCCTGGCGTCGGTCAATATATTCGGCGGCTTCCTCGTCACTGAACGGATGCTGTCCATGTTCCGGAAAAAGGGCTGA
- a CDS encoding Re/Si-specific NAD(P)(+) transhydrogenase subunit alpha, which translates to MLIAIPAENDPAEGRVAATPETVKKFVGLGAEVRVQTGAGLKSGISDQDYVAAGAAIVPSTAAAVQDADIVLRVRRPSAADIAGAKQGAAVIAVMDPYGHIDALQSLASAGVCAFAMELMPRITRAQTMDVLSSQANIAGYRAVIDAAAEYGRVIPMMMTAAGMIKPATIFIMGVGVAGLQAIATARKLAAIVTATDVRPATKEQVVSLGAKFIAVEDEEFKQAETAAGYAKEMSADYKAKQAALTASHIAAQDIVITTALIPGRPAPVLITAAMVETMRPGSVIVDLAAERGGNCELTKPGETIVSKNGVKVIGPLNIAGRLPATASALYAKNLLAFIETLVDPKAKALAIKWDDELVKATLLTKDGGLTHPSFQSGG; encoded by the coding sequence ATGTTAATCGCCATTCCCGCCGAAAATGACCCGGCCGAGGGCCGTGTCGCCGCGACACCAGAGACGGTGAAAAAATTTGTGGGGCTCGGCGCTGAGGTGAGGGTCCAAACCGGCGCCGGACTGAAATCCGGCATTTCGGATCAAGACTACGTAGCGGCTGGGGCGGCGATCGTTCCTAGCACCGCCGCGGCCGTGCAGGACGCCGATATTGTCTTGCGGGTTCGGCGGCCGAGCGCGGCGGATATCGCCGGCGCCAAGCAAGGCGCCGCCGTCATCGCCGTCATGGACCCATATGGCCATATTGATGCCTTGCAGTCCTTAGCATCGGCGGGCGTTTGCGCCTTCGCGATGGAACTGATGCCGCGCATCACCAGGGCGCAGACGATGGATGTGCTTTCGAGCCAGGCCAATATCGCCGGCTATCGCGCCGTCATCGATGCCGCCGCCGAGTATGGCCGGGTCATTCCGATGATGATGACGGCGGCGGGCATGATAAAACCCGCGACAATCTTTATCATGGGCGTCGGCGTTGCCGGATTGCAGGCGATCGCCACCGCCCGCAAACTGGCGGCCATCGTGACCGCGACCGACGTCCGTCCCGCGACGAAGGAGCAAGTCGTCTCGCTTGGGGCAAAATTTATCGCGGTCGAGGACGAGGAATTCAAGCAAGCGGAGACGGCTGCCGGCTACGCCAAGGAAATGTCCGCGGACTATAAGGCAAAGCAAGCGGCGCTCACCGCCTCGCACATCGCCGCGCAGGATATCGTGATCACGACGGCCCTTATTCCTGGCCGCCCGGCGCCGGTACTGATCACGGCCGCGATGGTGGAGACGATGCGCCCCGGTTCGGTCATCGTCGATCTTGCCGCCGAACGGGGAGGAAACTGTGAATTGACCAAACCCGGCGAAACCATCGTTTCAAAAAATGGCGTCAAAGTCATTGGTCCATTGAATATCGCCGGGCGCTTACCAGCGACGGCTTCGGCGCTCTACGCGAAAAATCTGCTAGCCTTCATCGAAACGCTTGTCGATCCGAAAGCCAAGGCGCTGGCGATCAAATGGGACGATGAACTCGTGAAGGCTACCTTGCTTACTAAGGACGGAGGCCTCACGCATCCAAGCTTTCAAAGCGGCGGCTGA
- a CDS encoding aa3-type cytochrome c oxidase subunit IV, whose amino-acid sequence MAGTMAENHAQSANHPAMDYAEHEKTYKMFIRAIKWTVAAVVVLLALLAAFLG is encoded by the coding sequence ATGGCAGGCACTATGGCTGAAAATCATGCGCAATCGGCAAACCATCCCGCGATGGACTACGCCGAACATGAAAAAACCTACAAGATGTTCATCCGCGCTATAAAATGGACCGTGGCTGCCGTCGTGGTTCTCCTCGCGTTGTTGGCGGCTTTCCTCGGCTAA
- a CDS encoding AarF/UbiB family protein translates to MEDEEGNRFSARAARYARVGANVGGVAARIAGARLLGGNGAWGNQAAALAGALGGLKGPMMKVAQMMASVPDLLPPEYAEELQKLQSQAPPMGAAFVKRRMQAELGAGWRSRFAAFDTHPAAAASLGQVHRAAATDGAALACKLQYPDMTSAVEADLRQLDIVFALHRRLNPVIDTSEMTKEISDRVREELDYCREAKHAALYRDILAHVDDVRVPGVRAELSTARLLTMEWLEGGKLLDFKQADEAARNRIAGAMFKAWWIPFSRYGVIHGDPHLGNYTVFRGEEDGEAAGINLLDYGCIRIFTAKFVGGVVDLYEGLLHDDFARTVHAYETWGFRGLTRELAETLNVWARFIYGPLLDDRVRSVADGVAPAHYGRKEAFAVHQALKQRGPVLVPREFVFMDRAAIGLGGAFLHLDARLNFYQMFHETMGTFSACSLSERQANALAKAGLQAPN, encoded by the coding sequence CGCGCTATGCCCGGGTGGGCGCCAATGTCGGCGGGGTCGCCGCCAGAATTGCCGGCGCCCGTCTGCTTGGCGGGAATGGCGCCTGGGGCAACCAGGCGGCAGCCTTGGCGGGCGCGCTTGGCGGCCTCAAGGGGCCCATGATGAAGGTCGCCCAGATGATGGCAAGCGTCCCCGACCTTTTGCCGCCGGAATATGCGGAGGAATTGCAGAAACTGCAAAGCCAGGCGCCGCCCATGGGCGCGGCGTTTGTTAAACGGCGGATGCAGGCCGAACTTGGGGCCGGCTGGCGTTCGCGATTTGCCGCCTTCGATACCCATCCGGCAGCCGCCGCTTCGCTTGGTCAGGTTCATCGTGCGGCCGCCACGGACGGCGCGGCGCTCGCGTGTAAGCTGCAATATCCAGATATGACATCTGCCGTCGAAGCGGATTTGCGTCAGCTCGATATCGTGTTTGCGCTGCACCGGCGTCTCAATCCGGTCATTGACACAAGCGAAATGACGAAAGAAATCAGCGATCGGGTCCGCGAGGAACTCGATTATTGCCGTGAAGCCAAACATGCCGCGCTCTATCGTGACATTCTCGCCCATGTTGACGACGTTCGCGTTCCAGGCGTGCGGGCGGAGCTATCCACCGCTCGGCTGTTGACGATGGAGTGGCTTGAGGGCGGTAAATTGCTTGACTTCAAGCAGGCAGATGAGGCGGCCCGGAATCGAATCGCGGGGGCGATGTTCAAGGCGTGGTGGATTCCCTTCAGCCGCTATGGTGTGATCCATGGCGATCCGCATCTTGGCAATTATACGGTTTTCCGGGGCGAGGAAGACGGGGAGGCGGCGGGCATCAACCTCCTGGACTATGGCTGCATCCGGATTTTCACTGCGAAATTCGTCGGCGGCGTCGTCGATCTCTACGAGGGATTGCTGCACGATGATTTTGCCCGCACCGTGCATGCCTATGAAACCTGGGGCTTTCGCGGTCTCACCAGGGAACTTGCCGAAACGCTGAATGTCTGGGCTCGCTTCATTTATGGGCCGTTGCTCGATGACCGGGTAAGGAGTGTCGCGGATGGCGTCGCGCCCGCGCATTATGGCCGCAAGGAAGCCTTTGCCGTCCACCAGGCCTTGAAGCAAAGGGGGCCCGTTCTAGTGCCACGCGAGTTCGTTTTCATGGATCGCGCGGCGATTGGCCTCGGCGGCGCTTTTCTGCACCTCGACGCAAGATTGAATTTCTATCAAATGTTCCACGAGACGATGGGCACGTTTTCGGCCTGCTCCCTGAGCGAGCGGCAGGCTAACGCCCTCGCCAAGGCGGGATTGCAGGCACCAAACTAG